From the genome of Polycladomyces zharkentensis:
CCAGTGGCGGTGTTCGGAATCTGACGTTTGTCTATCCGTTTTATCTCGATCAACAACCGGTCTATTTGGTGGCTGATTGGATAGGGAGCGGGAAGCCTGTCGATCAGGGAAATCCGTTGATGAGCTTTTGTTCCGCCATTTTGTCTTTCTGGCTTGTGTTCCACTTGTTGACCAAGGGGAAACTGCGGCAAATTGCCGCCATGTCCCGCGGTGTCCGGGAGATTGCCCAAGGCAGGTGGGAAACGCGCGTGCCGGAAACAGGCGATGATGAATTGGGGATTTTGGGGCGACATATCAACGAAATGGCACGAAAGCTGAAGGAAAGCCGGGAGAAGGAAAAACGCCTGGACGCACAGCGCAACGAGTTGATCACCAGCATATCCCATGATCTGAGAACGCCGTTGACCTCCATCATCGGATACCTTCTCTGGATGAGGGATCACCCCGACATGTCCGAAGCGGAGGTTCGCCGTTATGCGGGTATCGGGCTTTCCAAAGCCCAAAGCATGAAACGGTTGATCGAGGATTTGTTCGACTATGCCAAGTGGACGCATCATCAAGCACCGATCCGGAAAACCCGTCTGTTTTTCAACCGATTGATCGAACAGCTGGCGGAAGAGACGATTCCACTCGCCGAACGGGAGCAAATGAGCATCCGGCTTGATCTGTGCGAAGACCCGTTGGAACTGGATGGCGATCCCGACCTTTTGGTGCGGATGTTGGAAAATGTCTTTCACAATGCGCTCCACCACGGCAGTCGGCCGGGCGAGATCGTGGTGTCCACGGCCAGGGAAGGGGACACGGCCGTGCTGAAGGTGACAAATATGGCTGATCCCTTGCCGAAAGAGAGACTGAGCCGATTGTTTGACCTGTTTGTCACCGGGGAGCAATCCCGATTACGCGGGTCGGGTGTCGGGTTGGCCATCGTCAGGATGATTGCGGAAATGCACGGGGGAAACGTGACGGCCACCCAGGATCGAGGGATGCTGATGATCCGGTTTCGACTGCCGCTCTTGCATCAATGAACATACCAGTCCGGGCTTCGGGTGGGAGGGAAAAGCTGGTATCGGCGAAACGAACGGGGGAGCAAAAGTGAATGAATTGTGAACGCGAAACCAAGCAAATGCTAGTTTTTGAAAGATATTTGAGTGTTAACGGGGTTTGCATTCAAGTTGCGGGCGCGTTACACTTTTTAAAAGGAAGCCGCCATCGAGGGAGGAAACAACAAATATGCGTCTGCGCTCTTTTCAATTATCCGATGTACACGATGTGTCAGAAATTTGGAAACTAAACGCATCCGCAAAGCCGGAGGCGGAAACGCTTCAGGTTCTCTCACAACAGTTGGCTCGTGACCGCGATTTGGTGCTGGTGGCG
Proteins encoded in this window:
- a CDS encoding HAMP domain-containing sensor histidine kinase encodes the protein MWSRLRTRMIVVFLISLAAMLVGGSIGEQLTFREKRYYYYPEEEEMTALFLSRYAREMTQIRAAKRNERLNSLEQTGRMRLRVLDQEGNPLYRSVHASKRRENIHTLLFQMKRQSDDLNTSGGVRNLTFVYPFYLDQQPVYLVADWIGSGKPVDQGNPLMSFCSAILSFWLVFHLLTKGKLRQIAAMSRGVREIAQGRWETRVPETGDDELGILGRHINEMARKLKESREKEKRLDAQRNELITSISHDLRTPLTSIIGYLLWMRDHPDMSEAEVRRYAGIGLSKAQSMKRLIEDLFDYAKWTHHQAPIRKTRLFFNRLIEQLAEETIPLAEREQMSIRLDLCEDPLELDGDPDLLVRMLENVFHNALHHGSRPGEIVVSTAREGDTAVLKVTNMADPLPKERLSRLFDLFVTGEQSRLRGSGVGLAIVRMIAEMHGGNVTATQDRGMLMIRFRLPLLHQ